In Streptococcus parasuis, the following proteins share a genomic window:
- a CDS encoding sensor histidine kinase, translating to MKKQNLSQIESTLNIFTRALKQDLTSEERFLYWTVINDESLDDFLLNAEQDQYIKNLQKIRSHVQEFETYNKVDFSLFIQEKQSSDLINISPLHISYSEFLKIEEFFKSTKQEDYSNYNSWNITTIDQQHYIYKVVSYKEKKLYSITPIDAILKPLNEIEIGDNGSISVDAPQNTSLLDNTSFSKYETVIANKKATKLPFNIYVNIDYQDAFRNVLMLQFSILLLPLIISIVAFWSLFYTQKRVISPMKRLLQHLQGTNPEDFEFDKEGIIEIDDANNQINFLFNEIQMLKHDIFNSKLKQKGIELNYLKNQIHPHFYLNILSMIHGMIQTEHYEEIEQLTLSTSRYFRYLFQTDQDFVLLKDEIQHIQDYLQVQRLRYGNSFSFQVEIAERVYNNSIPPLILQTFVENIFKHCFSMDTKLSVRLNIDSVTEENDYYRIVLEDNGPGFPDNILSKLKSRTSLITKDGKHIGLTNTYERLDSLYQQDYYIHFMNKPEGGAMIKLILPNQNKKGATNENLTR from the coding sequence ATGAAGAAACAGAACCTTTCACAGATTGAGAGCACCTTAAATATTTTTACTCGCGCATTAAAACAAGATTTAACTTCCGAAGAACGGTTTCTATACTGGACTGTGATAAATGATGAATCGTTAGATGATTTCCTGTTGAATGCTGAACAGGATCAATACATAAAAAATTTACAAAAAATACGATCACATGTTCAAGAATTTGAAACATACAATAAGGTTGATTTTTCACTATTTATACAAGAGAAACAATCATCAGATTTGATAAACATTTCCCCTCTACATATCTCTTATTCAGAATTTTTAAAGATTGAAGAATTTTTTAAATCAACAAAACAAGAGGATTACTCCAACTACAATTCTTGGAATATCACCACAATTGATCAACAACATTATATTTACAAAGTCGTTTCCTATAAAGAAAAAAAGTTGTATTCTATCACACCTATTGATGCGATACTTAAACCTTTAAATGAAATTGAAATTGGTGATAATGGAAGTATCTCAGTTGATGCTCCACAAAACACGTCCTTATTAGACAATACAAGTTTTTCCAAATATGAAACAGTCATTGCAAATAAAAAAGCAACAAAATTGCCGTTTAATATATATGTAAATATTGATTACCAAGATGCCTTTCGGAATGTCCTCATGCTTCAATTCTCAATCCTATTACTTCCTCTAATCATTTCGATAGTAGCATTCTGGAGCTTATTCTATACTCAAAAAAGAGTCATTTCCCCTATGAAGAGGTTACTCCAACATTTACAAGGAACAAATCCTGAAGATTTCGAATTTGATAAGGAGGGTATCATAGAAATTGATGATGCTAACAATCAAATTAACTTTCTTTTCAACGAGATTCAGATGCTCAAACATGACATTTTCAATTCAAAATTAAAACAAAAAGGTATTGAATTGAACTATTTAAAAAATCAAATTCATCCCCATTTTTATTTAAATATCCTAAGTATGATTCACGGAATGATTCAAACGGAACATTATGAAGAGATTGAACAATTAACACTTTCAACATCACGATATTTTCGTTACCTTTTTCAAACCGATCAAGATTTTGTTTTATTAAAAGATGAAATCCAACATATCCAAGATTACTTACAAGTTCAAAGACTACGTTACGGAAATAGTTTTTCATTTCAAGTGGAAATAGCAGAAAGAGTATATAACAATTCTATTCCCCCGCTTATTCTTCAAACATTTGTAGAAAATATTTTTAAACATTGCTTCTCAATGGACACAAAACTTTCAGTACGGTTGAATATTGATTCAGTCACCGAAGAAAATGATTATTACCGAATCGTGTTAGAAGATAATGGACCAGGATTCCCAGACAATATTTTGTCAAAATTAAAATCTCGAACATCCTTAATTACTAAAGATGGGAAGCATATCGGTTTAACAAACACATATGAACGATTGGATAGTCTCTATCAACAGGATTATTACATTCATTTTATGAATAAACCTGAAGGTGGGGCTATGATAAAATTGATACTACCAAATCAAAATAAGAAAGGAGCTACGAATGAAAATCTTACTCGTTGA
- a CDS encoding response regulator transcription factor yields the protein MKILLVDDDSYIIQALNEKIDWKGFGVNQVFSAYSMRQAQRIFKETEIDLLISDIEMPQGSGLELLAWIRQENYSTQAIFLTNYADFNYAQKAIELQSFEYYLKPIDYEKFGLIIQKAIAKIRKKKQESKTLPVNEEIFWFEYLRKPASHDDKLFLEDAISKNISNNSLQPIILTLQLSYENNQEITLSWTRQLTQAIHSFTKTHTQYQLATSIKIPQYAERYLFLFKSFTHLQKSEFFSELQVYLTEKFNHPIQILLGNLSNLESILSNTQSLYNFSYEYIGHQNAIYTVDNKTETIHSDISILPADSTLLSYSKLSSFLFEQYPSLKNNRLFPTSWLKRMQLDILQKISVILDQKGISAHKLFQTKMHDYYQERCFNSIEDWLKYIEFYSNTAGDYIKLLESQQTFSQIIIDYIDHHYSEELNRKVLADLVFISPDHLARLFKHETGKTLINYITDKRIEEAKKLLLNSTATVYIIADQVGYDNYSYFSKTFKKNTGFSPIEFRQHHSIHI from the coding sequence ATGAAAATCTTACTCGTTGACGACGACTCCTACATTATCCAAGCCCTTAATGAAAAAATAGATTGGAAAGGTTTTGGTGTTAATCAGGTATTTTCAGCATATAGCATGAGACAAGCCCAAAGAATTTTCAAAGAAACGGAAATAGACTTACTTATCAGCGATATTGAAATGCCACAAGGATCTGGTTTAGAGCTTTTAGCTTGGATTCGGCAAGAAAACTATTCAACGCAAGCTATTTTTCTAACCAATTATGCCGATTTTAATTATGCTCAAAAAGCTATTGAATTACAAAGTTTTGAATATTATCTTAAGCCAATTGATTATGAAAAATTTGGACTTATTATCCAAAAAGCAATCGCTAAAATAAGAAAAAAGAAACAAGAGTCGAAAACCTTACCTGTAAACGAAGAAATATTTTGGTTTGAATATCTAAGAAAACCTGCATCTCATGATGATAAATTGTTTTTAGAGGATGCCATTTCTAAAAATATTTCAAATAATAGCTTACAACCAATCATCCTTACCTTACAATTATCTTATGAAAATAATCAGGAAATAACATTGTCTTGGACTCGACAATTAACCCAGGCTATTCACTCATTTACTAAAACACACACTCAATATCAGCTGGCTACGTCCATAAAAATACCACAATATGCTGAAAGGTATTTATTCCTTTTCAAATCATTCACTCATCTTCAGAAAAGTGAATTTTTCTCAGAGCTTCAAGTTTATTTAACTGAAAAATTCAATCATCCAATTCAAATTCTTCTGGGTAATCTTTCAAATCTCGAATCAATTCTATCAAATACGCAATCTCTCTATAACTTTAGTTATGAATACATTGGGCATCAGAACGCCATATATACAGTTGATAATAAGACTGAAACCATTCATTCAGATATTAGTATATTACCTGCGGATTCTACATTATTATCTTACAGTAAATTATCATCGTTTTTATTTGAACAATACCCTAGTTTAAAAAACAATCGATTGTTTCCGACTTCATGGTTAAAGAGAATGCAATTAGATATCTTACAAAAAATCAGTGTCATATTAGATCAAAAAGGAATCTCAGCACATAAACTATTTCAGACTAAAATGCATGATTATTATCAAGAACGGTGTTTTAACAGCATTGAAGATTGGCTGAAATACATTGAGTTTTATAGTAATACAGCTGGTGATTATATTAAACTACTTGAATCACAACAAACATTTTCACAAATTATTATCGACTATATAGACCATCACTATTCCGAAGAATTAAATCGTAAAGTGCTTGCCGATTTAGTTTTTATTAGCCCAGATCATCTTGCAAGATTATTTAAACATGAAACAGGTAAAACTCTCATTAATTATATTACAGATAAGCGAATTGAAGAAGCTAAAAAACTTTTATTAAATAGCACTGCAACAGTATATATTATTGCAGATCAAGTAGGATATGATAATTATTCATATTTTTCTAAAACATTTAAAAAAAATACCGGTTTTTCACCGATTGAATTCCGACAACACCATTCTATACATATCTAG
- a CDS encoding CBS domain-containing protein, with protein MSVKDFMTRKVVYISPDTTIAHAADLMREQDLHRLPVIENDKLVGLVTEGTIAEASPSKATSLSIYEMNYLLNKTKVKDVMIKDVITVSGYASLEDATYLMYKNKVGILPVVDNDQLYGVITDRDIFAAFLQVSGYGEEGVRARFIVDNKAGELEKIIRLVSDKEYNIVSTVQIATKSGKVVIEVQIEGKVDLEEVRSLFEDAGIEVDSLVPTVAKNI; from the coding sequence ATGTCTGTTAAAGATTTTATGACTCGAAAGGTTGTTTACATTTCTCCAGATACAACGATTGCTCATGCTGCTGATCTCATGCGTGAACAGGATTTGCACCGTCTGCCTGTCATTGAAAATGATAAATTGGTCGGCTTGGTGACTGAGGGAACTATTGCAGAGGCAAGTCCTTCTAAAGCTACTAGTTTATCTATCTATGAGATGAACTATCTACTCAATAAAACCAAAGTCAAGGATGTCATGATCAAGGATGTGATCACTGTTTCAGGTTATGCCAGTCTTGAAGATGCTACCTATTTGATGTACAAAAATAAAGTGGGTATTCTTCCTGTCGTTGACAATGACCAATTATATGGTGTGATTACCGATCGCGATATATTTGCTGCATTTTTACAAGTCTCTGGTTACGGTGAAGAAGGAGTTCGTGCTCGTTTCATCGTCGACAATAAAGCTGGGGAATTGGAAAAAATTATTCGTCTGGTTTCGGACAAAGAATATAATATCGTCTCAACTGTACAAATTGCTACTAAATCAGGAAAAGTAGTCATTGAAGTACAAATTGAAGGGAAGGTTGATCTAGAAGAAGTTCGGTCACTCTTTGAAGATGCAGGAATTGAAGTTGACAGCCTCGTTCCAACAGTCGCAAAAAATATCTAA
- a CDS encoding acetylornithine transaminase, which yields MTKLFQNYKRESIEFIKAAGTYLVDQEGNFYLDFSSGIGVTNLGFHKQVKQAVSEQLEAIWHSPNLYQNSLQEQVAGLLIGDEDYLAFFCNSGAESNEAAIKLARKFSGKSDIITFKQSFHGRTFGAMSATGQEKIQLGFGPLVEGFHYAIYNDLESVKQLVTENTAAVMLELVQGEGGVIPADKDFVAELAHYCKEQGLLLIVDEVQTGIGRTGTLFAYQQYGISPDIITLAKGLANGLPIGAMLGKSALGTAFTYGSHGTTFGGNKLVLSSSKAVLEILTEDFLAKVRVKASYLQDQLANQLGNLPTVVAIRGLGLMLGIQVTGDLGTIVTQARKNGLIVLTAGSDVIRLLPPLTITEEEIDKAVSILAECLS from the coding sequence ATGACAAAACTATTTCAAAATTACAAACGTGAATCCATTGAATTTATCAAAGCTGCTGGCACTTACTTGGTGGATCAGGAAGGAAATTTCTATCTAGACTTCTCTTCTGGAATTGGTGTCACAAATTTAGGTTTCCATAAGCAAGTCAAGCAAGCAGTTTCGGAGCAATTGGAAGCCATTTGGCATAGTCCAAATCTCTATCAAAATAGTCTCCAAGAACAAGTTGCAGGCTTATTGATTGGGGATGAAGATTATTTGGCATTTTTCTGCAATAGTGGAGCAGAAAGCAATGAAGCTGCCATAAAATTAGCTCGAAAATTCTCTGGTAAATCGGACATCATTACTTTTAAACAATCCTTCCATGGAAGAACCTTTGGTGCGATGTCAGCTACAGGGCAAGAAAAAATACAACTAGGTTTTGGACCACTTGTTGAAGGATTTCACTATGCGATTTACAATGATCTAGAGTCTGTAAAACAATTGGTCACCGAAAACACTGCAGCTGTTATGTTGGAATTGGTTCAAGGTGAGGGAGGTGTCATTCCAGCTGACAAGGATTTTGTTGCGGAATTAGCCCACTATTGTAAAGAGCAAGGCCTCCTCCTTATTGTCGATGAAGTACAAACAGGAATTGGGCGGACTGGAACGCTTTTTGCATATCAGCAATACGGTATTTCACCAGATATTATTACTTTAGCCAAAGGCTTGGCCAATGGTCTACCCATTGGAGCCATGCTTGGAAAGTCAGCTCTAGGAACGGCCTTTACCTATGGTAGTCATGGTACGACTTTTGGGGGTAATAAACTAGTATTATCCAGTAGTAAGGCAGTATTGGAAATCCTGACCGAAGATTTTCTAGCCAAAGTTCGTGTCAAGGCAAGCTACTTACAAGATCAATTGGCAAACCAGCTTGGTAACTTACCAACAGTAGTAGCCATCCGTGGGCTTGGTTTGATGCTGGGAATCCAAGTTACTGGTGATTTGGGCACAATAGTCACACAGGCACGAAAGAATGGTCTAATCGTCTTGACGGCTGGAAGTGATGTGATTCGTCTCTTACCCCCATTAACCATTACAGAAGAGGAGATAGATAAGGCCGTTTCTATTTTAGCCGAGTGTTTATCCTGA
- the argB gene encoding acetylglutamate kinase, whose translation MKNSIVIKIGGLASQQLSQSCVKQIKQWHKEGKQIVVVHGGGFAIDKLMAEQHLSVEKIDGLRVTSKDVMKLVEYSLFQIVGPSITSSLNNAGCDSIQIKSSLGKIIEADYLNQEKYGLVGQIKKVHTQPLEAIMAEGMIPVIGSMGVCDEQLLNINADYVATAIAVALKAERLILMTDVPGVKEDGAILPTLNTTQIEEKIQSGIITGGMIPKIKGASQTVQAGVETVLISDNLSRGTLICLA comes from the coding sequence ATGAAAAACAGTATCGTTATAAAAATTGGTGGATTGGCGAGCCAACAATTATCTCAGAGTTGCGTGAAGCAAATCAAACAATGGCACAAAGAAGGCAAACAGATTGTTGTTGTTCACGGTGGTGGCTTTGCAATCGATAAATTAATGGCAGAGCAACATCTCTCAGTTGAGAAGATTGATGGTCTACGTGTGACGAGCAAAGATGTCATGAAATTAGTGGAATATAGCCTATTTCAAATCGTTGGTCCAAGCATCACCAGTAGCTTGAACAATGCAGGATGCGATAGTATTCAAATCAAATCAAGTCTTGGAAAAATAATCGAGGCTGATTATTTGAATCAAGAAAAGTATGGCCTTGTGGGTCAGATTAAAAAGGTCCATACACAGCCATTAGAAGCAATTATGGCAGAAGGTATGATACCAGTGATTGGCTCAATGGGTGTTTGTGATGAACAATTGTTAAATATCAATGCAGACTACGTAGCCACAGCAATAGCGGTTGCCTTAAAAGCAGAACGTTTGATATTAATGACAGACGTACCTGGTGTGAAAGAAGATGGTGCAATCCTACCAACTTTAAATACTACTCAAATTGAAGAAAAAATCCAATCGGGGATTATTACTGGTGGAATGATTCCAAAAATAAAAGGAGCCAGTCAAACGGTTCAAGCGGGAGTTGAAACGGTACTCATCAGTGACAATCTGAGCAGGGGCACCTTGATTTGTCTAGCCTAG
- the argJ gene encoding bifunctional glutamate N-acetyltransferase/amino-acid acetyltransferase ArgJ has protein sequence MKIIDGTIASPKGFTADGVHAGFKKEKLDFGWIVSKVPASVAGVYTTNQVIAAPLLVTKQSIATKQQMQAIVVNSGVANSCTGQKGYEDALFMQEASANQLGIEKDLVGIASTGVIGEFLPLQTVASGLKQLDLDGHAEQFAQAILTTDTGTKTITVQEEIFGSTVTMSGVAKGSGMIHPNMATMLAFITCDATISSSLLQKALSEEVETSFNQITVDGDTSTNDMVLVLSNGCATSAEIQEGSQEYAQFVSMLHLVMTELAKMIAKDGEGATKLIQVDVTGATTPLAARMVAKSIVGSSLVKTAIFGEDANWGRIIAAIGYAGVEIDPTAIDIELCGIPVMADSSPLSFDSQQMQEVLKGSTIDIQVHLKMGSASGRAWGCDLSYDYVKINALYRT, from the coding sequence GAAAAACTAGATTTTGGCTGGATTGTTTCCAAAGTTCCTGCCAGCGTTGCAGGTGTTTATACAACCAATCAAGTTATAGCAGCCCCGCTACTTGTTACCAAACAATCAATAGCGACAAAGCAACAGATGCAAGCAATTGTAGTAAACTCTGGGGTTGCAAATTCCTGTACAGGTCAAAAAGGATATGAAGATGCCTTGTTTATGCAAGAAGCAAGTGCAAACCAACTGGGGATTGAGAAAGATTTAGTTGGGATTGCTTCAACTGGTGTGATTGGGGAATTTTTACCCCTCCAGACTGTTGCATCAGGTTTAAAGCAACTAGACCTAGATGGTCATGCGGAACAGTTTGCTCAAGCTATTTTAACGACAGATACTGGAACCAAAACCATCACCGTTCAAGAAGAGATTTTTGGTTCTACAGTGACCATGTCTGGTGTTGCCAAGGGATCAGGTATGATTCACCCCAATATGGCAACCATGTTAGCCTTTATTACTTGTGATGCAACTATTTCAAGTTCGCTTCTGCAAAAAGCTCTGAGTGAAGAGGTCGAAACGAGTTTTAACCAGATTACAGTGGACGGGGATACTTCTACCAATGACATGGTCTTGGTCCTTTCGAATGGTTGTGCTACGTCCGCAGAAATTCAGGAAGGCTCACAAGAGTATGCACAGTTTGTTTCTATGTTGCATCTTGTGATGACAGAATTAGCTAAAATGATTGCCAAAGATGGCGAGGGAGCAACCAAATTAATTCAAGTAGATGTGACTGGAGCCACGACCCCACTTGCTGCACGGATGGTGGCTAAAAGTATAGTTGGCTCAAGTTTAGTCAAAACAGCCATATTTGGTGAGGATGCTAACTGGGGCAGAATTATTGCTGCAATTGGCTATGCAGGTGTTGAGATTGATCCTACCGCAATTGATATTGAGCTATGTGGTATTCCAGTCATGGCTGACTCAAGTCCTTTGTCGTTTGATAGCCAACAAATGCAAGAGGTTCTCAAAGGAAGCACCATTGACATCCAAGTTCATCTAAAGATGGGCTCGGCCAGCGGACGTGCCTGGGGATGCGATTTATCCTATGACTATGTTAAAATTAATGCTTTGTATCGGACCTAA